The following are encoded in a window of Sminthopsis crassicaudata isolate SCR6 chromosome 3, ASM4859323v1, whole genome shotgun sequence genomic DNA:
- the CMKLR2 gene encoding chemerin-like receptor 2 gives MEEFEYLFDDSENYTYSFEYSQEEQELEEKAHLGTVQWISLVLYSLAFVLGVPGNAIVIWFTGFKWKKTVATLWFLNLAIADLIFVLFLPLYISYVAMNFHWPFGTWLCKANSFIALLNMFASVFFLTVISLDRYIHLIHPIFSQRYRTLKNALFVIGLVWLMAFMIAGPALYFRETLNFNNHTICYNNFHQNDTSIILMRHHVLTWIKFVFGYLLPLLTMIICYSLLVLQVKKRATLTSSKHFWTILAVVLAFIICWTPFHLFSIWELSIHHSNHFHHVLQAGLPLSTGLAFFNSCLNPLLYVLISKKFQTRFRTSVAELLKHTLREVSWSGTMTEQFKHSETKNLCLLEMTQ, from the coding sequence ATGGAAGAGTTTGAATATCTCTTTGATGATTCTGAGAATTACACCTATTCCTTCGAGTATTCTCAAGAAGAGCAGGAATTGGAAGAGAAGGCTCACCTGGGAACTGTACAGTGGATTTCTCTTGTGTTATATAGCTTAGCATTTGTCCTTGGGGTGCCAGGAAATGCCATTGTCATCTGGTTCACAGGGTTTAAGTGGAAAAAGACAGTTGCCACTCTCTGGTTCCTCAATCTGGCCATTGCGGATTTGATTTTTGTTCTCTTCCTGCCTCTTTACATCTCCTACGTGGCCATGAATTTCCATTGGCCCTTTGGCACCTGGCTGTGTAAAGCCAATTCCTTCATTGCCTTGTTGAACATGTTTGCCAGTGTGTTCTTCCTCACGGTGATCAGCCTGGACCGTTACATTCATCTGATTCACCCCATCTTCTCTCAACGTTACCGAACGCTAAAGAATGCCCTTTTTGTCATTGGTCTAGTCTGGCTGATGGCATTTATGATCGCTGGTCCTGCCTTGTACTTCAGAGAGACTCTGAACTTCAATAACCACACTATCTGCTACAACAACTTCCACCAGAATGATACCAGCATTATTTTAATGAGGCACCACGTTCTGACCTGgataaaatttgtttttggttACCTCCTTCCCCTGCTCACCATGATCATTTGTTATTCACTGCTTGTCCTCCAGGTGAAGAAGAGAGCGACTTTAACGTCCAGCAAGCACTTCTGGACAATACTGGCCGTGGTGCTGGCCTTCATAATTTGTTGGACCCCCTTTCACCTCTTCAGCATCTGGGAGCTCTCAATTCACCACAGCAACCACTTCCACCATGTGCTTCAGGCAGGACTTCCCCTCTCTACTGGTTTAGCTTTCTTCAACAGTTGCCTGAACCCTCTTCTTTATGTCTTAATTAGTAAGAAGTTCCAGACTCGCTTCCGGACTTCAGTTGCTGAGCTCTTAAAACATACATTACGGGAGGTTAGCTGGTCAGGAACAATGACTGAACAGTTTAAACACTCAGAGACTAAGAATCTCTGCCTCCTAGAAATGACTCAGTGA